From Passer domesticus isolate bPasDom1 chromosome 8, bPasDom1.hap1, whole genome shotgun sequence, a single genomic window includes:
- the NOLC1 gene encoding nucleolar and coiled-body phosphoprotein 1 yields the protein MAERRAVPSDLFPLVLAFLRESGCQGAARAFAREAPAKEQDPNAASLLDIFTYWLRSPEAGKRKAVPNGAQAKRKPPASSGDSSSEEDEKPPAKKPAKASAVPKGKAAPAAKMAESSSEDSSDDSDSEEEKKPAKKGAKPVVKPAGTKIQPQKKAESSSSDSSSSDEGAPKKQPPKPAAPKSGSKAAQAATKVVNGKAASSSSSSSEDSDEEKAAPKKAVPKKSPLPKPAATQACPGKTKRAKKSSSSEDSSDSSDDEKPPAKQKPKSGPYSAVPPPQGTQAKKGLAKAPAKKAESSDSSDSSDEAEQVPSKAEAGKAVVAKTTPAPQKKAVTSKKAESSSDSDSDSSSEDDKKKAGNKLPAKQPVTKNTSKPAKVVVKPGQAKKDSSSSSDSSDSDSSDKKAAPVKPTIKAATPAAKKSPAATKKAQSSSDSDSSSSSSEDEKKKKKGPPAKPAGKVAKPLSKPSTPAPKADTSDSDSSSSEEEKPAGKPATKSTGAAKATVGKKAAASSSSSSSSDSSSEEDGKPKKAVKVVQNGSKATASREKAKASAVAANNVKSKPAGGSSSSSESSSEEETGKVNGGTVGKKQKREDGEEPETPHSKKAKIKAKTPHTVPKVKRPSSPFRRVREEEIEVDARVADNSFEAKKGAAGDWGEKANNILKYTKGKSFRHEKTKKKRGSYRGGTISTQVNSVKFESD from the exons ATGGCGGAGCGGCGCGCGGTGCCCAGCGACCTGTTCCCGCTCGTGCTCGCGTTCCTGCGCGAGAGCGGCTGCCAGGGCGCCGCGCGCGCCTTCGCCAGGGAGGCCCCGGCG AAGGAGCAGGACCCCAACGCGGCCTCCCTGCTGGACATCTTCACCTACTGGCTGCG GTCTCCGGAGGCCGGGAAGAGGAAGGCGGTCCCGAACGGCGCCCAGGCCAAGAGGAAGCCGCCCGCCAGCAGCGGTGACAGCTCCAGCGAGGAGGATGAGAAACCCCCGGCCAAGAAGCCTG CTAAAGCTTCAGCTGTGCCCAAAggaaaggcagctcctgcagccaagatggcagagagcagcagtgaggactCCAGTGATGATTCAGACtcggaggaggagaagaagccaGCAAAG AAAGGTGCAAAACCTGTGGTGAAGCCAGCTGGAACCAAAATCCAGCCtcagaagaaagcagagagtTCCAGTTCTGACTCAAGCAGCTCGGATGAAGGAGCACCAAAGAAGcaaccaccaaaaccagcagCACCTAAATCAG GAAGTAAAGCTGCCCAGGCAGCCACTAAAGTTGTCAATGGAAAAGCAGCaagcagtagcagcagcagcagtgaagaTTCTGATGAGGAAAAGGCTGCACCAAAAAAG GCTGTTCCCAAGAAATCCCCCCTGCCAAAACCTGCAGCCACTCAGGCATGTCCAGGGAAAACCAAACGTGCCAAGAAAAGTTCCAGCAGTGAGGACTCATCTGACAGCTCAGATGATGAAAAGCCACCtgcaaaacaaaagccaaaatcTG GTCCATACAGTGCTGTACCACCTCCTCAAGGAACACAGGCAAAGAAGGGCCTTGCTAAAGCTCCTGCAAAAAAGGCTGAGAGCAGTGACTCTTCAGACAGTAGTGATGAGGCAGAGCAGGTGCCCTCAAAGGCAGAAGCAG GCAAAGCAGTAGTAGCTAAAACAACCCCTGCCCCCCAGAAGAAAGCTGTGACTAGTAAGAAGGCTGAATCCAGTTCTGACAGTGACTCAG atTCTAGCTCTGAAGATGATAAAAAGAAGGCAGGGAATAAGCTCCCTGCTAAACAACCTGTGACAAAGAATACTTCCAAACCAGCAAAAGTAGTTGTCAAGCCTGGACAAGCAAAGAAAGACTCCAGTTCTTCCTCAGACAGCTCAG ATTCTGATAGTTCTGACAAGAAGGCAGCTCCTGTGAAGCCCACAATTAAAGCAGCAACCCCTGCAGCAAAGAAGTCACCAGCTGCCACAAAGAAAGCACAAAGTAGCTCTGATTCAGATAGCAGCTCCAGCAGTTCAGAGGatgagaagaagaagaagaaaggccCTCCAGCTAAACCAGCTGGTAAAGTGGCTAAGCCACTGTCCAAACCTTCTACTCCAGCTCCCAAAGCAGACACATCTGACTCTGATAGCTCAAGCAGTGAAGAAGAAAAGCCAGCAGGGAAACCAGCCACTAAATCTACAGGAGCAGCAAAAGCAACTGTGGGGAAGAAGGCAGCTGCTTCTAGTAGTAGCAGCAGCTCATCAGACAGTTCCAGTGAAGAGGATGGGAAGCCCAAAAAGgcagtgaaggtggtgcagAATGGATCTAAAGCCACTGCCTCCagagagaaagcaaaagcaTCCGCAGTAGCTGCAAACAACGTGAAGTCTAAGCCAGCTGGTGGCAGCAGTAGTAGCAGtgaaagcagctctgaagagGAGACTGGAAAAGTCAATGGAG GCACAGTCGGGAAGAAACAGAAGAGGGAAGATGGTGAGGAGCCAGAAACACCACACAGTAAAAAAGCAAAGATCAAAGCCAAAACACCACACACAGTTCCCAAGGTGAAACGG CCCTCCTCTCCATTCCGCCGCGTAAGGGAAGAAGAGATTGAGGTGGATGCCCGTGTGGCTGATAACTCATTTGAAGCAAAG AAAGGAGCAGCTGGTGACTGGGGTGAGAAAGCTAACAACATCCTGAAATACACTAAAGGCAAATCCTTCCGTCAcgagaaaacaaagaagaagcGAGGCAGCTACCGTGGGGGCACCATATCAACCCAAGTCAATTCTGTCAAGTTTGAAAGTGACTGA
- the LOC135306502 gene encoding 2-hydroxyacylsphingosine 1-beta-galactosyltransferase-like, with translation MKMMKVLLCPAALLFLVTAFTVEPSHCAKVLIMPTIVFDSHLRVFMRVAEALTDRGHDPVLLLHEGRDVETSLPGFRVQRYWGTFSTESADAWVQEKIKRVFQGKMTSLEVFSFLEKYLENCDLVLGNSTLLQKLQREHFDLLLVDPNEMCGFILAHILHIKYAVISTGFWFPAEIGATSPVAYVPEFNSLMTDRMSFFGRTWNLLVYIITRVATKLVILPKFERLMEKHSVEPKTSMLDLVHGTSLFFLCNDVVLDFPRPTLPHVIFTGGILAEPAKPLPVGLRLWVEAAEAGVVVVSFGIGIRALPSDLVEKMAGAFARLPQRVVWRYFGQKPRNLGENTLMMEWLPQNDLLGHPNVKAFVSHCGMNGVFEAIYHGVPVVGFPFYGDQFDIMTRVQAKGMGILMDWSRVKEEELYQAVITVISDPSYRRAAQHISALHLDRPMHALNRTVYWLEYVLRHDGAPFLRPAVYDLSFYEYFCLDILALLLLCLAGIGFALYKSVLWCRRKGGSPVYQNGNCMKGHFTDEKKLQ, from the exons atgaagatgatgaaggtgctactgtgccctgctgctcttCTTTTCCTGGTGACTGCATTCACCGTGGAGCCATCTCACTGTGCCAAGGTGCTGATCATGCCCACCATAGTCTTTGACAGCCACTTGCGAGTCTTCATGCGGGTGGCAGAGGCACTGACGGACCGGGGCCACgaccctgtgctgctgcttcatgaAGGAAGGGATGTGGAAACCTCCCTGCCCGGCTTCCGCGTGCAGAGGTACTGGGGGACCTTCAGCACAGAGAGCGCAGATGCCTGGGTGCAGGAGAAGATAAAGCGTGTCTTTCAAGGGAAGATGACCTCCCTGGAGGTGTTTTCATTTTTGGAGAAGTACCTGGAAAACTGTGACCTAGTACTGGGGAATTCTACCCTTCTGCAGAAACTCCAGCGGGAGCACTTTGACCTGCTTTTGGTGGACCCCAATGAGATGTGTGGATTTATCCTGGCCCACATCCTACACATCAAGTATGCTGTGATTTCCACTGGTTTCTGGTTCCCAGCAGAGATTGGTGCCACCTCCCCCGTTGCCTATGTCCCTGAATTCAACTCCTTGATGACAGACAGGATGAGCTTTTTCGGTAGGACTTGGAATCTCCTAGTCTACATAATCACTCGTGTGGCTACAAAACTGGTCATCCTGCCCAAGTTTGAACGTCTCATGGAGAAGCATAGTGTGGAGCCCAAGACATCCATGTTGGACCTTGTTCATGGAACTagtcttttcttcctctgtaaTGATGTGGTGTTGGACTTCCCCCGTCCAACACTCCCCCATGTCATTTTCACAGGGGGGATCCTCGCTGAGCCTGCAAAGCCCCTTCCCGTG GGTCTGCGTCTCTGGGtggaagcagcagaggcaggCGTCGTTGTTGTCTCCTTTGGCATCGGGATCCGAGCTCTTCCCAGCGATTTGGTGGAGAAGATGGCTGGTGCATTTGCTCGCCTCCCGCAAAGGGTGGTGTGGAG ATATTTTGGTCAGAAGCCAAGAAACCTGGGTGAGAATACGCTGATGATGGAGTGGCTGCCCCAGAATGACCTGCTAG GCCATCCCAATGTGAAAGCTTTTGTCAGCCACTGTGGGATGAATGGTGTATTTGAGGCAATTTATCATGGTGTGCCAGTGGTGGGATTTCCCTTCTATGGGGACCAGTTTGACATCATGACCAGAGTGCAGGCAAAGGGCATGGGTATCCTCATGGACTGGAGCAGAGTAAAAGAAGAGGAGCTTTACCAGGCTGTCATCACCGTCATCTCTGACCCCAG CTACAGAAGAGCAGCCCAGCACATCTCAGCTCTGCACCTGGACAGACCGATGCACGCTCTCAACAGGACAGTGTACTGGCTGGAGTATGTCCTGCGTCATGATGGGGCACCCTTCCTTCGCCCGGCTGTCTACGACCTTTCCTTCTATGAGTACTTCTGCCTGGACATATTGGCTCTTCTCTTGCTGTGTCTGGCTGGTATTGGATTTGCTCTCTACAAATCTgtgctgtggtgcagaaggaaGGGGGGCAGCCCTGTGTATCAGAATGGCAATTGCATGAAAGGCCACTTCACAGATGAGAAAAAACTGCAGTAG